The Lysinibacter cavernae genome has a window encoding:
- a CDS encoding helix-turn-helix transcriptional regulator has product MTGFSEKILIMRSDRLIAILLMLQRREQVTAAEVAGELEISERTARRDLDALGMAGIPVYSVQGRSGGWRLLGGGRTDLSGLTAGEARALFLVAGPAAAATPAVKTALRKLVRALPETFRSEAEAAGSSLVVDAQHWGSSGTAERPPHFLDQLQDAVIRGVQTQIGYVDSAGNETERIIHPLGIVAKGPVWYLVAHTDAGRRTFRIDRVSAVVPSDDPVHRPKDFDLAESWREIADEVDRRRTPVEVHALCTPEGINFLRVAVGSNLEIGAAGHDGRIAVVIRAQSEYGIAGHLSGLVEWLEITGPRGVVDHLAGIGAALSERYGGPGLPSTPR; this is encoded by the coding sequence ATGACCGGTTTTTCTGAAAAGATCTTAATTATGCGATCCGACCGGTTGATAGCCATCCTCCTCATGCTGCAGCGCCGCGAGCAGGTCACGGCCGCCGAGGTGGCGGGTGAGCTGGAGATCTCCGAACGCACCGCTCGCCGCGACCTCGACGCCCTTGGCATGGCCGGCATCCCGGTGTACTCGGTCCAGGGGCGCAGCGGTGGATGGCGTCTGCTTGGCGGCGGCCGCACCGACCTGTCCGGGCTCACCGCAGGTGAGGCTCGCGCGCTGTTCCTGGTCGCCGGGCCAGCGGCGGCCGCGACTCCTGCCGTGAAAACGGCCCTCCGCAAGCTCGTCCGCGCGTTGCCTGAGACGTTCCGATCTGAGGCTGAGGCTGCTGGTTCATCCCTGGTCGTGGATGCGCAGCATTGGGGTTCGAGCGGCACAGCGGAGCGGCCTCCTCATTTCCTTGATCAATTGCAGGATGCCGTCATCCGAGGCGTGCAGACTCAGATCGGATACGTCGACAGCGCGGGCAACGAAACCGAGAGAATCATCCACCCACTCGGCATCGTGGCGAAAGGCCCAGTCTGGTATCTCGTCGCTCACACTGATGCGGGTCGGCGAACGTTCCGGATCGACCGGGTCTCGGCTGTTGTTCCGAGCGATGACCCCGTTCACCGGCCAAAGGACTTCGATCTCGCCGAAAGCTGGCGCGAGATCGCGGATGAGGTCGACCGCCGGCGCACCCCGGTCGAGGTCCACGCGCTGTGCACGCCCGAGGGGATCAACTTCCTAAGGGTCGCGGTTGGCAGCAACCTCGAAATAGGCGCGGCAGGGCATGACGGCCGCATCGCCGTGGTCATCCGAGCGCAAAGCGAATACGGAATCGCGGGACACCTCTCCGGGCTCGTTGAATGGCTTGAGATCACGGGCCCTCGTGGTGTTGTTGACCATTTGGCGGGGATTGGTGCGGCGCTGAGCGAGCGATATGGCGGGCCGGGATTGCCGAGCACCCCGCGATGA
- a CDS encoding response regulator, giving the protein MIRILIVDDQEMIRAGLRTIIDTHPELTVAAEAGDGITALHELASTDIDVVLMDIRMPGIDGVETTKRMRATHPASALRILVLTTFDQDENVLSAIRAGADGFLSKGASAAELTSGILSVAAGEHALSSTAVSALIGHALEPQQAPVDPEAAARFAELTEREGEVVRLVVSGLSNPEIAALLFLSPFTVKTHVNRAMMKSGVASRAQLVSIAIKAGFGDPA; this is encoded by the coding sequence GTGATTCGCATACTGATCGTTGACGACCAAGAGATGATTCGTGCTGGCCTCCGCACAATTATTGACACGCACCCAGAACTGACGGTTGCCGCGGAGGCGGGCGACGGCATCACGGCCCTCCACGAGCTCGCAAGCACCGACATCGACGTGGTGCTGATGGACATTCGGATGCCAGGCATCGACGGCGTTGAGACCACAAAACGGATGAGGGCGACGCATCCGGCGAGCGCCCTTCGCATCCTCGTGCTCACCACATTCGACCAAGACGAGAACGTGCTGAGCGCCATCAGGGCCGGCGCTGACGGCTTTCTCAGTAAGGGCGCGAGCGCGGCAGAACTCACCTCAGGCATCCTCTCGGTTGCCGCGGGGGAGCACGCGCTGTCGTCAACCGCGGTGAGCGCCCTGATCGGGCACGCTCTCGAACCGCAGCAGGCCCCAGTTGACCCTGAGGCCGCCGCCAGGTTTGCGGAGCTGACCGAACGGGAGGGGGAGGTCGTTCGGCTGGTCGTCTCTGGGCTGAGCAATCCCGAAATTGCCGCGCTCCTGTTTCTCTCGCCCTTCACCGTCAAGACGCACGTGAATCGAGCCATGATGAAGTCTGGCGTTGCGAGCCGCGCGCAGCTCGTCTCAATCGCGATCAAAGCGGGATTCGGCGACCCCGCCTAG
- a CDS encoding zinc-binding dehydrogenase, giving the protein MNPTNPAAEDSNTVQQAVVVEPGEGMRLREITVRGPRAGELAVEVRAAGVCHSDLHILNGDWPSDHPLVLGHEAAGVVTSVGDGVDLEPGDHVVLSWFAPCRTCDRCAAGKAWLCTGTRAVENVLPDGGTAFSLDGEEVFPFLGLGAFTKSVIVPRSAAVKVAPELPFEVGALLGCAVTTGVGAAVNTAEVRPGETAVVVGCGGVGLAIIMGLKLAGAGTIVAVDLSEERRAAAEQFGATVTLDGSKVDVAAWCQEHLGGADYAFEAVGSPRLIEQLPGMIRSGGAAVLVGMPPIGAKAQIDAFDLADQGKRVLGCNYGSSVAAVDIPRLAELYLTGRLPLDELVGKTRPLAEVELAFEDLKAGIGLRGILIP; this is encoded by the coding sequence ATGAACCCAACGAATCCAGCCGCTGAAGACTCCAACACCGTTCAACAGGCGGTTGTTGTCGAGCCGGGCGAGGGGATGCGCCTGCGCGAGATCACGGTGCGCGGCCCGCGAGCCGGCGAACTTGCCGTTGAGGTTCGCGCCGCGGGAGTCTGCCACTCCGACCTGCACATCTTGAACGGCGACTGGCCGTCTGATCACCCACTCGTGCTTGGGCACGAGGCCGCCGGAGTGGTCACCTCGGTTGGCGACGGTGTTGACCTTGAGCCCGGCGATCACGTGGTGCTCTCCTGGTTCGCGCCGTGCCGCACGTGTGACCGCTGCGCCGCAGGAAAGGCGTGGCTCTGCACGGGCACGCGTGCCGTCGAAAACGTGCTGCCGGATGGCGGCACCGCGTTCAGCCTCGACGGTGAAGAGGTTTTCCCGTTTCTTGGCCTCGGAGCCTTCACCAAGTCCGTGATCGTGCCCCGCTCGGCCGCCGTCAAGGTTGCCCCCGAACTACCGTTTGAGGTTGGCGCCCTGCTCGGCTGCGCCGTCACCACCGGTGTTGGAGCAGCGGTGAATACCGCAGAGGTGCGTCCCGGTGAAACTGCCGTGGTTGTTGGCTGCGGTGGCGTTGGTCTCGCGATCATCATGGGCCTCAAGCTCGCGGGTGCCGGCACGATTGTGGCCGTTGACCTCTCGGAGGAGCGCCGCGCTGCGGCAGAACAGTTTGGCGCGACCGTGACCCTTGACGGTTCGAAGGTGGATGTCGCGGCCTGGTGTCAGGAACACCTCGGCGGCGCCGACTACGCCTTCGAGGCCGTTGGCAGCCCTCGCCTGATCGAGCAGCTGCCCGGCATGATTCGTTCCGGTGGTGCCGCGGTACTCGTTGGTATGCCGCCCATCGGCGCAAAGGCGCAAATCGATGCCTTTGACCTCGCCGACCAGGGCAAGCGCGTGCTCGGCTGCAACTACGGTTCGAGCGTTGCAGCGGTGGACATCCCCCGCCTCGCAGAGCTGTACCTCACGGGCCGCCTGCCGCTCGACGAACTCGTTGGCAAGACGCGGCCATTGGCCGAGGTTGAACTGGCGTTTGAGGACCTCAAGGCGGGCATCGGGCTGCGCGGGATTCTCATTCCCTAG
- a CDS encoding MMPL family transporter: MSTFLARLGRWSARHRLVVIGAWLLIFAGLIGAMIVGTNSGDVGEASESIPDSPASQALDRMNEEFPSAGDSGGAELQLVFAPDNQDVTNSATAAKISGILSDAAQLPGVEAVSDPFDSTRPYVSQDRNLAVATLSYGELTDQQQIDNYEAALDLQQDADASLGVELGGNLVPLGAPAPGPGEGVGVIVAFLVLILTFGSLLAAGVNLLIAVFGVGVSLVGVLALGSFMPIGENSIILAAMLGLAVGIDYSLFILSRFRNELRSGKSVEDAVARATGTAGTSVVFAGLTVIVALVALLVANLSFITEMGFAAAAAVAVSVLLSLTLLPALMRTLGTKALSGKQRRALAAGELWVEGAEQKRGLLRGWGSFVVKKPVVSILAGTLLLVVAALPLLSMKTAFSIPGGSDPSTTERAAYNLIVDEFGGIQSPLLVLAEGDDVRSHTAALAQDLADRDGVRMVLPAEYSADGTMARMTVIPEGSPIDQQTKDLVQQVRDDADAISGVHVEVTGETAIGIDQDAALMAALIKYLVVIVVISLLLLLVMFRSILIPLIATLGYLLSLGASFGASTAVFQWGWLDPVIAAPQGDPMLSLLPLLLVGVLFGLAMDYQVFLVSRMKEMHDRGMSPKQAIREGFARSAPVLVAAATIMTVVFAGFATGTFAIGASIAFGLMIGVMADAFIVRLVLMPALLSLLGESAWWLPRWLDRILPRVDSEGHALDAAEDEAAASDGSGGGQDAPSPRQLAGV, translated from the coding sequence ATGTCTACTTTTCTCGCCCGACTTGGGCGTTGGAGCGCCCGCCACCGTTTGGTGGTGATTGGTGCCTGGCTGCTGATCTTCGCCGGACTCATCGGCGCAATGATTGTTGGAACCAATAGCGGCGATGTGGGTGAGGCATCCGAGTCGATTCCCGATTCGCCAGCCTCACAGGCACTTGACCGCATGAACGAGGAGTTTCCGTCCGCGGGCGATTCCGGCGGCGCCGAATTGCAGCTGGTGTTTGCCCCCGACAACCAGGATGTGACCAACAGCGCGACGGCGGCCAAGATTTCCGGCATCCTGAGCGACGCGGCTCAGCTGCCTGGCGTTGAGGCCGTGAGTGACCCGTTTGACTCGACCCGCCCATACGTTTCGCAAGACCGAAACCTGGCCGTCGCTACGCTCTCCTACGGCGAGCTCACCGATCAGCAACAGATTGACAACTACGAGGCCGCGCTCGATCTCCAGCAGGATGCCGATGCCTCGCTTGGCGTCGAACTCGGCGGAAACCTTGTGCCGCTTGGGGCTCCAGCCCCCGGTCCTGGCGAGGGCGTCGGCGTGATTGTCGCGTTTCTGGTGCTCATTCTTACGTTTGGTTCGCTGCTTGCCGCCGGGGTCAACCTGCTCATCGCTGTCTTCGGCGTTGGCGTGAGCCTTGTTGGGGTGCTTGCCCTTGGCTCGTTTATGCCGATCGGCGAGAACTCGATCATTCTTGCCGCCATGCTTGGCCTCGCGGTTGGAATCGACTACAGCCTCTTCATCCTGTCGCGTTTCAGAAACGAGCTTCGCAGCGGCAAGAGCGTTGAGGATGCCGTGGCACGGGCAACGGGCACCGCCGGTACGTCCGTGGTGTTTGCCGGCCTCACCGTCATTGTTGCGCTGGTCGCCCTCCTCGTCGCGAACCTCAGTTTCATTACCGAGATGGGTTTTGCGGCAGCCGCTGCCGTCGCGGTCTCGGTTCTGCTCTCGTTGACGCTGCTCCCAGCGCTCATGCGCACGCTCGGCACGAAGGCCCTGTCAGGGAAGCAGCGTCGTGCGCTCGCGGCTGGCGAACTGTGGGTCGAGGGTGCGGAGCAGAAGCGCGGATTACTGCGCGGCTGGGGAAGCTTTGTTGTGAAGAAGCCGGTTGTGTCGATTCTTGCTGGCACGCTGCTGCTGGTTGTTGCGGCCCTCCCGCTGCTCAGCATGAAAACGGCGTTCAGTATCCCCGGCGGGTCAGACCCGAGCACAACGGAGCGCGCCGCCTACAACCTGATTGTTGACGAGTTTGGCGGCATCCAGAGCCCGCTGTTGGTGCTTGCTGAGGGCGACGACGTCCGCTCGCACACGGCAGCGCTTGCGCAGGACCTCGCGGATCGTGACGGGGTGCGGATGGTGCTCCCCGCCGAGTACTCGGCCGACGGGACCATGGCCCGCATGACGGTCATTCCAGAGGGCAGCCCCATCGACCAGCAGACGAAAGACCTCGTGCAGCAGGTGAGGGACGACGCCGACGCGATCAGCGGCGTGCACGTTGAGGTCACCGGCGAAACCGCCATTGGCATCGATCAGGATGCCGCGCTCATGGCTGCGCTCATCAAGTATCTTGTGGTGATCGTGGTGATCTCCCTGTTGCTGTTGCTGGTGATGTTCCGTTCGATCCTCATCCCGCTGATCGCAACCCTCGGCTACCTCCTGTCGCTCGGTGCATCGTTTGGTGCGAGCACGGCGGTGTTCCAGTGGGGCTGGCTCGACCCGGTCATTGCGGCACCGCAGGGCGACCCGATGCTGAGCCTGCTTCCGCTGCTCCTGGTCGGCGTGCTCTTTGGCCTCGCGATGGATTACCAGGTCTTCTTGGTCTCCAGGATGAAGGAAATGCACGATCGGGGGATGTCCCCAAAACAGGCCATCCGCGAGGGGTTTGCCCGCTCGGCGCCCGTGCTTGTTGCCGCTGCCACGATCATGACGGTGGTGTTTGCCGGCTTCGCGACTGGAACCTTCGCCATTGGTGCCTCAATCGCCTTTGGGCTCATGATCGGGGTCATGGCCGACGCGTTTATTGTGCGGCTTGTACTCATGCCGGCGCTGCTGAGTCTGCTTGGCGAATCGGCTTGGTGGCTCCCCCGCTGGCTCGACCGGATTCTTCCACGGGTTGATTCAGAAGGCCACGCCCTCGATGCCGCCGAAGACGAGGCCGCAGCGAGTGATGGTTCTGGTGGCGGCCAGGATGCCCCATCCCCTCGGCAGCTGGCCGGCGTCTAG
- a CDS encoding Lrp/AsnC family transcriptional regulator: MEHRDPLTPHVLKALREDGRASYTRIAASLGVTRKRVTQIVERAVEHREVMFTVSVSPDVLALQRFGYIQLRLDGPVAPVREALIAMPETTFIADISGDAPIDAEIRVGPDPHLQQTLDRIRCLPGVRSMQTHLYENIDINLYSPLRTGRAGFTLDATDRAIVEQLRINGRASFLELGTAAGVSPSGARLRLNRLVKHNAVKVVGIPVRHDGPNLLTLGVGIQIRGELAAALELVRSLEPEFLAITIGEYELIATLSADSVEGLLDLADRLRASPEIASIRTWTNLRTVKEEYGRGDRLAEG; this comes from the coding sequence ATGGAACACCGCGACCCCCTCACCCCGCACGTGCTCAAGGCGCTGCGCGAGGATGGCAGGGCCAGCTACACGCGCATCGCGGCATCCCTTGGCGTCACGCGCAAGCGGGTCACGCAGATCGTTGAGCGAGCGGTTGAGCACCGAGAGGTCATGTTCACCGTTTCGGTGAGCCCGGATGTGCTGGCCCTGCAACGCTTTGGCTACATCCAACTGCGCCTCGACGGGCCGGTTGCGCCAGTGCGCGAGGCACTGATCGCGATGCCGGAGACGACGTTCATTGCGGACATCAGCGGGGATGCCCCGATCGACGCCGAAATACGCGTTGGGCCTGACCCTCACCTCCAGCAGACGCTTGACCGCATCCGCTGCCTGCCAGGCGTGCGCAGCATGCAGACACACCTGTACGAAAACATCGACATCAATCTCTACTCGCCGCTCCGCACAGGCCGTGCCGGATTCACCTTGGATGCCACCGACCGCGCAATCGTGGAGCAGCTTCGTATCAACGGCCGCGCCTCCTTCCTTGAGCTGGGAACCGCGGCGGGCGTCTCCCCAAGCGGCGCGCGCCTGCGCCTCAACCGGCTCGTCAAACACAACGCGGTCAAGGTGGTCGGCATCCCCGTGCGGCACGACGGGCCCAACCTGCTGACGCTCGGCGTTGGCATCCAGATCCGCGGCGAACTCGCGGCGGCCCTCGAACTCGTGCGCAGTTTGGAGCCCGAGTTTCTGGCGATCACGATTGGCGAGTACGAGCTCATCGCGACGCTCTCTGCGGATTCGGTTGAGGGGCTGCTCGACCTCGCCGACCGACTGCGGGCGAGCCCCGAGATCGCGAGCATCCGCACCTGGACGAACCTGCGGACGGTGAAAGAAGAGTACGGGCGCGGGGACCGGTTAGCTGAGGGTTGA
- a CDS encoding APC family permease has translation MSTSTPSSGPATGQSSDENELADYGYKQELKRSLSPWAVFALGFATISPVVGIYAVIQLGFAFTGPAWIWAVLIAFIGQLFVAVVYAQLSSQFPIAGGVYQWVRRLAGPKLGWMTGWVYLAAAIASLSTVAYLGGGWMKEFIGDTSDNSWGLVLYGAVFLLVALGVNLLGVNPVKHFLSAGIIAEGVASIVVSLLLLMFFMHNDFGTLFETLGAPENAGVTTLSGVLTCLAVAGWAFLGFDATTQVAEEAHNPRHTVPRAMLRSFLFVGITVLLSGAAVTLALQDPIRAVNGEIGDPVLTSVTEAFGAWSEKPFIAVVLIAFFACAISIQTYIGRMVFSFARDKQIPFSKPLSRIGKKEIPYVSLIATAVLATLGLLLGLNGNAAATLISFGSGGFYIVFLIVAAVALWARLTKRWDPSLGSFKPGRFGLVINVLAVIWLLFEVVNVAWPRAELAPVDGTWVQIWAVILVFSALIVIGIVYLAVQKPHLEIATPAQQKETNR, from the coding sequence ATGTCCACCTCAACTCCATCCTCCGGCCCAGCGACGGGCCAGAGCAGTGATGAGAACGAACTCGCTGACTACGGCTACAAGCAAGAACTCAAGCGTTCGCTCTCGCCGTGGGCCGTATTTGCCCTCGGGTTCGCCACGATTTCGCCAGTGGTTGGCATTTACGCCGTCATCCAACTCGGTTTTGCGTTCACCGGCCCCGCCTGGATCTGGGCGGTGCTGATCGCCTTCATCGGCCAGCTGTTTGTTGCTGTTGTCTACGCGCAGCTGTCATCCCAGTTCCCCATTGCGGGAGGCGTCTACCAGTGGGTGCGTCGCCTTGCCGGCCCCAAACTGGGCTGGATGACCGGATGGGTCTACCTCGCCGCCGCCATCGCTTCACTGTCAACCGTTGCCTACCTCGGCGGCGGCTGGATGAAGGAATTCATCGGCGACACCTCCGACAATTCCTGGGGACTTGTGTTGTATGGAGCCGTCTTCCTGCTGGTTGCGCTCGGCGTGAACCTGCTTGGCGTGAACCCGGTGAAGCACTTCCTGAGCGCCGGCATCATCGCCGAGGGTGTTGCGTCGATCGTGGTCAGTCTGCTGCTGCTCATGTTTTTCATGCATAACGACTTCGGCACGCTGTTCGAGACGTTGGGAGCGCCAGAAAACGCTGGCGTCACAACCCTCTCCGGCGTCCTCACGTGCCTTGCGGTTGCCGGATGGGCTTTCCTCGGTTTCGACGCAACCACCCAGGTGGCCGAAGAAGCTCATAACCCGCGGCACACCGTGCCCCGCGCGATGCTGCGATCCTTCCTCTTTGTTGGCATCACCGTGCTGTTGAGCGGCGCGGCAGTGACCCTTGCGTTGCAGGACCCGATCCGTGCCGTGAACGGCGAGATCGGTGACCCGGTGCTCACCTCGGTCACGGAAGCGTTCGGCGCGTGGAGCGAGAAGCCCTTTATCGCCGTTGTGCTCATCGCATTCTTCGCCTGCGCCATCTCGATCCAGACGTACATCGGCCGCATGGTCTTCAGCTTCGCCCGCGACAAGCAGATCCCGTTCTCCAAGCCGCTCTCGCGCATCGGGAAGAAGGAAATCCCCTACGTTTCGCTCATCGCCACGGCCGTTCTTGCGACCCTTGGCCTGTTGCTTGGCCTCAACGGCAACGCTGCGGCGACGCTCATCTCCTTCGGCTCCGGCGGGTTCTACATCGTGTTCCTCATCGTCGCGGCGGTCGCCCTCTGGGCTCGCCTCACCAAGCGCTGGGACCCGAGCCTCGGATCGTTCAAGCCCGGACGCTTTGGGCTTGTCATCAACGTGCTCGCCGTGATCTGGCTTCTCTTCGAGGTTGTCAACGTGGCCTGGCCGCGTGCGGAGCTCGCCCCAGTGGACGGCACGTGGGTGCAGATTTGGGCGGTCATCCTGGTCTTCAGTGCGCTCATCGTCATCGGCATCGTGTACCTGGCCGTGCAGAAACCCCACCTCGAAATCGCGACCCCCGCGCAGCAGAAAGAGACCAACCGATGA
- a CDS encoding DUF6596 domain-containing protein, translated as MGRADQAVAALVREHWAPLLRSLIAFSGRVDLAEDALATACERAISSWAEQIPGHPVAWIRRTAQRALIDELRREQALVRRRHLIATDELVDAEEALPSDNDDRIELLWLACHPALGSESRPLLALRFVFGLLTERIARMFLVSTPTMAARITRAKRRVASAGFALTSSRDYPDRADDVARAISVAYAAAYFAGDDASDDLVTLLHQTARSRPHPALEALDVLVSLTHARRDARIGDDGRLLTLAEQDRSLWRVDEMTAALRRYSALPPSSGYAEELRAYATIAAAHALAPDIERTDWSLIDAAHRRLAQLGDSPLDRLDRAAGRAASGRPINRADVDRLRQELPDHHRVLVVAAHLHRQEGDEKAADELIRRAIELCEYEHERQALHHLLSSYTEPRD; from the coding sequence ATGGGCCGCGCAGACCAAGCAGTAGCGGCACTAGTGCGCGAGCACTGGGCGCCGCTCCTGCGGTCTCTGATCGCGTTCTCCGGTCGGGTTGATCTGGCGGAGGATGCTCTCGCCACGGCTTGTGAGCGTGCAATCAGCTCGTGGGCCGAGCAGATCCCTGGCCATCCTGTCGCCTGGATTCGCCGTACAGCGCAGCGCGCGCTGATCGACGAGCTGCGCCGCGAGCAGGCGCTCGTGCGGCGGCGGCACCTCATCGCAACCGACGAGTTGGTGGATGCGGAAGAGGCCCTGCCGAGCGACAACGATGATCGTATCGAGTTGTTATGGCTGGCCTGTCACCCAGCTCTCGGAAGCGAGTCTCGACCGCTTCTCGCGCTGCGGTTTGTCTTTGGGCTACTCACAGAACGGATCGCGCGCATGTTTCTGGTGAGCACACCAACCATGGCCGCGCGCATTACTCGCGCCAAGAGGCGCGTCGCTTCGGCTGGCTTCGCGCTGACATCGTCCAGGGATTACCCTGATCGTGCCGACGATGTTGCGCGGGCGATCTCGGTGGCGTATGCCGCTGCCTACTTTGCCGGAGACGATGCCTCGGATGACCTCGTGACCCTCTTGCACCAGACCGCTCGGAGTCGCCCTCACCCAGCGCTCGAGGCGCTCGATGTGCTCGTCTCCCTCACACACGCCCGACGCGACGCTCGTATTGGTGACGATGGCCGCCTACTCACTTTGGCTGAGCAGGATCGTTCCCTCTGGAGAGTGGATGAGATGACGGCAGCGCTTCGCCGATACAGCGCCCTGCCTCCGAGCAGCGGCTACGCGGAAGAATTGCGCGCATATGCCACGATCGCGGCCGCACACGCCCTGGCCCCCGATATCGAACGCACTGACTGGAGCCTCATCGACGCCGCACATCGTCGGCTCGCGCAGTTGGGCGACTCGCCGCTGGACCGGCTGGATCGCGCGGCCGGACGTGCTGCGTCCGGACGACCAATCAACCGAGCCGACGTTGACCGGCTGCGTCAGGAGCTGCCTGATCACCACCGCGTACTAGTGGTAGCTGCTCACCTGCACCGCCAGGAAGGTGACGAGAAAGCCGCAGATGAACTCATCCGCCGAGCCATCGAGCTCTGCGAATACGAGCACGAGCGTCAAGCACTGCACCACCTGCTCAGCAGCTACACCGAGCCTCGCGACTAG
- a CDS encoding YciI family protein has translation MKYLLLLTGDGDVPAWDGLSEAEQAALIERFEQFENACATRGVEILAGEALETGESATTVRRSGGARVVSEGPYAAAYEGLGGFFLVETPNLDLLLELSDLLPPYDMELRPVDSMG, from the coding sequence ATGAAGTACCTACTGCTATTGACTGGCGACGGTGACGTCCCCGCTTGGGATGGGCTGAGTGAGGCTGAGCAGGCCGCGCTTATAGAGCGGTTCGAACAATTCGAAAACGCTTGTGCCACCCGCGGCGTTGAGATCCTGGCGGGAGAAGCACTCGAAACAGGGGAGTCGGCCACAACCGTGCGCAGATCCGGTGGCGCGCGAGTGGTCTCAGAAGGACCGTACGCCGCCGCGTATGAGGGGTTGGGCGGGTTCTTCCTGGTAGAGACGCCAAATCTTGATCTGCTGCTTGAGTTATCGGACCTTCTGCCGCCGTACGACATGGAACTGCGGCCGGTCGATTCGATGGGGTGA
- a CDS encoding MFS transporter translates to MSVQHQSPSNNTATLAVSGRRPQTLRAAAVALAGLSAVFLFEMLDNSILNVALPTIGRELNASTTALQWVTGAYAVVFGGLMLLFSAIADRFGRRRVMLLGLALLALSSLATAFVTTPEQVIAVRAAMGIAAAMTTPGSMALAFRLFDEEGLRVRALTLISTVGLVGLAIGPTAGGLVLLVAPWQVLLLVNVPIAILAFIGIRLGVANDLPVELHRDPLDIAGAFLGTATIVLALIAPTLFVDEGAGSWMPWAATAGAVAAGILFVVRERTARYPLIDLKLVALPLVSSGLAYKAASGLAIAGLGYMATLQLQFAWGWSPAQAAIGLLPQVIVLLLGGRLVGPLLRTVGMSRAAWMSAAAVVFGLAVFAVGGRFGYVWIAVSLVLVAAGMRVVGVVAGTNVMTGLPENRTTIGAALADTSSQVATGIGIAVTGTILAAFFAGDISSPAWSAQEAASFQDGVTVAGLTLTLAAAVLVLVGMARGANSRNR, encoded by the coding sequence ATGAGCGTGCAGCACCAATCACCGAGCAACAACACCGCCACTTTGGCCGTATCTGGTCGGCGTCCCCAGACGCTTCGAGCTGCCGCGGTCGCCCTGGCCGGACTGTCGGCCGTGTTTCTCTTCGAGATGCTCGACAACTCGATTCTCAACGTGGCGCTGCCCACGATCGGGCGTGAGCTCAACGCCTCCACCACCGCGCTGCAGTGGGTAACTGGCGCCTACGCGGTTGTGTTTGGCGGGCTCATGCTGCTGTTCAGCGCCATCGCGGACCGGTTCGGCCGTCGCCGCGTGATGCTCCTTGGCCTTGCGTTGCTTGCCCTGTCCAGTCTGGCGACCGCCTTCGTCACCACGCCAGAGCAGGTCATCGCCGTCCGCGCCGCGATGGGGATCGCCGCCGCCATGACCACCCCCGGCTCCATGGCGCTTGCCTTCCGGCTCTTTGATGAAGAAGGCCTGCGAGTCCGCGCGCTGACCCTCATCTCCACGGTTGGCCTGGTCGGTCTGGCGATCGGCCCTACCGCCGGCGGGCTGGTCCTCCTAGTCGCACCCTGGCAGGTTCTGCTGCTGGTCAACGTGCCCATCGCCATCCTCGCCTTCATCGGAATCCGGCTTGGCGTCGCCAACGACCTGCCAGTAGAGCTGCACCGCGACCCCCTCGACATCGCGGGCGCGTTTCTCGGTACGGCCACCATCGTGCTGGCACTTATCGCCCCGACGCTCTTCGTTGACGAGGGCGCCGGCTCGTGGATGCCCTGGGCCGCGACGGCCGGCGCGGTTGCCGCTGGCATCCTCTTCGTTGTTCGCGAGCGAACGGCCCGCTACCCGCTGATCGACCTGAAACTCGTGGCGCTCCCGCTCGTATCCAGCGGGCTCGCCTATAAGGCGGCATCCGGGCTCGCGATCGCCGGCCTCGGCTACATGGCAACCCTGCAGCTGCAGTTCGCCTGGGGCTGGTCGCCCGCTCAGGCCGCGATCGGCCTTCTGCCCCAGGTGATCGTGTTACTGCTTGGCGGCCGGTTGGTTGGCCCGCTGCTGCGCACGGTCGGGATGAGCCGGGCCGCGTGGATGAGCGCCGCCGCCGTTGTCTTCGGCCTCGCCGTCTTTGCCGTTGGCGGCCGCTTTGGCTACGTCTGGATCGCCGTCTCCCTCGTGCTGGTCGCGGCCGGGATGCGCGTGGTCGGCGTCGTTGCAGGCACCAACGTGATGACCGGGCTGCCGGAGAACCGCACAACCATCGGTGCGGCCCTTGCCGACACGTCCAGTCAAGTCGCGACTGGAATTGGGATCGCCGTGACCGGCACCATCCTCGCGGCGTTCTTTGCCGGCGACATCTCGTCACCAGCCTGGAGCGCCCAAGAGGCAGCCTCGTTCCAGGACGGGGTCACCGTGGCGGGGCTTACCCTGACGCTCGCGGCCGCCGTGCTTGTGCTCGTCGGGATGGCCAGGGGGGCGAACTCTCGCAACCGCTGA